Genomic DNA from Pelosinus sp. IPA-1:
TCTAGTAAAACAGCTTAAACCTTTAAAGGTTTAAGCTGTTTATGAATTTATTCTGATCTTATCGAGAGTATCTTGTTAGTCTCTCTGAAAGTGAACCGGTATGCAGTTCAAAGAGGTGATTGTCAAAATCATAAAAATATATTGAACGTCCTTCACCGCTGATCCTTGGGCGTGGCGGTTTAAGATCAACACCTAATGCCCGTATTCGTGATTCATATACATCGCATTCATCATCGCTTATCTTGAATGCAACGTGGTTATATGTACGGTCTGATAATGAGTCGCCTTCCATTATGCAAATCCATAAATCATTAATCAGAAAAAACTTTTCTCTGGTTAAAGAGAAAATCTTATCTCCGCTTGTATAGATCGTTTTGGCATCAAAGATAGATGTAAGGAATTCTGTTGCACGCTCAAGGTCTTTAACAATAAAGGTTAAGTGACTGATACCCTCAATCATAGATCCTCCTTAATTTCACGCGATAGCAAAGTCAAAGCTTATTTTAGCTAGGGTGGAAATTTCATTAATGTGATTGAATCAGTAGAACTGTTTTCTATATGCTAGGGACTCAAATACAGCATATCTATTTTAAAAAATAAAACAAGGAGTTTATATTTTAATGGTAAATAGAGTAAAATTAGGAGCAGTTTTTTCAAAGAAAACATTATGATGAATTACTTATTATGGGATAATAGGTAGCGGAGGAGATCATTTTGATAAGAAAGAGAAAAGCAATTTACCTTGTGATAGTAGTATTGCTATTGATGGGTCTTTATTTTATTGGTAATCGTGGTCCTGAGAAAGTAGCACCAGGTAATACCATAGAACCATCCCCTGCAGCCGAGAGTGCAATGCCAAGTATGGAAAAGGGTGAGGAATCCATAAAGATAGAAAAACAACCATTAATTCCTCCGACATCTTCTCAAGGAGAGAAGATGGAACGCCCTCCTTCATTACAACCTGTTACTCATGGGGAATCAGACAATCTGGGAGAGCAGTCTTACTCTATCAAAAATAAGAAAAAAGAAATAGCAATTACACCAGGTGTGACCTTTCAACCTGGTAAAAGTGTAAATGTAAAAATACCTGGTGAAGATGAACTTATTCGAATTAAACTTGACAAGACATATCATCCAGGTGGATATAATGTACTTTGGGAGAAAAAATATTAGAAGAGCAGTTTATTGGGATGGATGGATAGCTGTTTTCCGTTTGTTTCACAGTAGTAGAAATCCAACAATAGTAATAGCCAGAGTCAGAGGGAATCCGACTTTAAAATAATCAAAAAATCCAATTTCAACCCCGCTGCGTTTGGCTATTTCCACTACAATTAAATTGGCAAAGCTACCTGTTATGGTTAAATTGCCGGCTAAAGTGGTGAATATCGCCATTCTGGTCCACCATAAATGGGGTTCATGGGTAGGTATAAAAAATTTTAAGAGCAAGACCGCCGGAACGTTGCTCACTATATTGGAAAGTATGATTGTAACAATGGTAAAAACTCCATAATTGCTGAAATCTACAGAATGCAGTTTTTCAATTATCCAGCTCATTAGGCCACTATGTTCAACGCCACCCACGATGACGAACAAACCAACAAACATGACTAACAGATTAAAGTCGACACTGGTATAGATTTTATTGGGGTTTACCCGTCTAGTAATCAAAAGAAATGCCGCACCTAAACTAGCGGCAATAGCAATATCTAGACCAGCTGCGAATGCGACTACGACTGCTGTCATTACCGTTAGACTTTTGTTTATTAGGTAGCGATGAGAAGTATAGTTAACTTCCCGACTTAAGGTGTACAACTTATCTTGTAGATCTTTCCTATAATAATATCCAATAATGAGATAAGTCAGCAATAATCCAGCCAAGGCCACAGGTATAGCAGTCATAAGATAGGAGGCAAAATTCAATCCAGATAGACTACCGATTAAAATATTTTGGGGGTTGCCAATCAGTGTTGCAGCACTACCTATGTTAGATGCCATAGCTACCGCAAGTAAATGTGGAACAGGATTACATTGGACGTGGCGGCAAACCAACAGCACGATGGGCGTAAACAGCAAGCATACAATATCATTGATGCAGAGAGCTGAAAATATGCCGCTTGTCAAAACAACGGCTAGTAATAGTTGCTGCTGGGTGGATACCGCGCGCATCAAATATCTCCCAACCACTTCAAAGAAGCCCGCCAACTTTAGATTTGCCAGGATAACCATCATGGAAAAAAGAACAACGATGGTTCGGTGATCCACCGCCTGAGTGGCCTCATCAAAGGAGAGTATTCCCAGACTAATGGTTAAAACTGCCCCGATAATAGCGGCACCTGCTCGATCTACACGAAAAACAGGGCTTTTACCAACGGTAAAGACTATTAAAGTAGCAATAAGGATAAGACCAGACTCAAACATGTAAAAAGCCCCTTTCGTTTTTTTCATTATAACAAATAAAATCTTTTTGCGGTATTTAATTGACCCTCAATATTATTAGCGAATGATCAATTTGTATGACTGTAGGGGCACGGATTGTCGATTTTGATATTCGGGAAATAATACAGCAAGGGTACCTTGACAAGGAAAAGTAGGATGGGTTATCATTAATTCGAAAGTTATCGAAATATGTTAAAGTATAATGGTCAAGGAGGATAAATATTATAGAT
This window encodes:
- the fosX gene encoding FosX/FosE/FosI family fosfomycin resistance hydrolase, with product MIEGISHLTFIVKDLERATEFLTSIFDAKTIYTSGDKIFSLTREKFFLINDLWICIMEGDSLSDRTYNHVAFKISDDECDVYESRIRALGVDLKPPRPRISGEGRSIYFYDFDNHLFELHTGSLSERLTRYSR
- a CDS encoding anion transporter produces the protein MFESGLILIATLIVFTVGKSPVFRVDRAGAAIIGAVLTISLGILSFDEATQAVDHRTIVVLFSMMVILANLKLAGFFEVVGRYLMRAVSTQQQLLLAVVLTSGIFSALCINDIVCLLFTPIVLLVCRHVQCNPVPHLLAVAMASNIGSAATLIGNPQNILIGSLSGLNFASYLMTAIPVALAGLLLTYLIIGYYYRKDLQDKLYTLSREVNYTSHRYLINKSLTVMTAVVVAFAAGLDIAIAASLGAAFLLITRRVNPNKIYTSVDFNLLVMFVGLFVIVGGVEHSGLMSWIIEKLHSVDFSNYGVFTIVTIILSNIVSNVPAVLLLKFFIPTHEPHLWWTRMAIFTTLAGNLTITGSFANLIVVEIAKRSGVEIGFFDYFKVGFPLTLAITIVGFLLL